In one Candidatus Binatia bacterium genomic region, the following are encoded:
- a CDS encoding HNH endonuclease, with amino-acid sequence MSSTDFRLNGLDEYTDDAILTEIRRVAALVSPGHMTKSLFKTHANVGYSTVCRHFGTWRNALSAAGLRHLINTARPVTDKMVLQLAKGMSDDALLSILRDVARKIGRESFTVEEFNQHAQINAATLCRRFDGWGTALQRAELNPAKGQRRYSDDECFENLLNVWTHYGRRPKYEEMPQPPSIIGVRPYITRWGTWRKALRAFVDRINNDLSANAREEATPSGDPQSESVSNHRHPDSAKADSEKRAIKIGMRYQILKRDHFRCVICGRSPATTLGLELHVDHIVPFSNGGESVLENLRSTCSECNLGKGSKRDEQ; translated from the coding sequence TTGAGCAGCACCGACTTCAGGCTCAATGGCCTCGACGAATACACCGACGACGCAATACTCACAGAAATTAGGCGTGTTGCAGCCCTTGTGTCTCCAGGGCACATGACGAAATCCCTTTTCAAGACACATGCGAACGTTGGGTATTCTACCGTCTGTAGGCATTTCGGAACCTGGCGCAATGCTTTATCAGCCGCGGGGCTCCGTCATCTGATCAACACCGCAAGACCAGTCACCGACAAAATGGTCCTCCAACTGGCAAAGGGCATGTCGGATGACGCGCTCCTGTCCATCCTCCGCGATGTCGCGCGGAAAATAGGAAGGGAATCCTTCACGGTAGAGGAATTCAATCAACATGCCCAGATCAATGCGGCCACTCTTTGCCGGCGTTTTGACGGATGGGGCACCGCCCTCCAGCGTGCGGAACTCAATCCAGCAAAGGGGCAACGACGCTACTCGGATGATGAATGTTTTGAAAACCTACTCAACGTATGGACCCACTATGGTCGTCGTCCGAAGTACGAGGAGATGCCGCAACCGCCCTCAATCATCGGTGTCCGACCCTACATCACCCGATGGGGAACATGGCGGAAGGCATTGAGAGCCTTTGTGGATCGCATCAACAATGATCTGAGCGCGAACGCGCGGGAAGAAGCCACACCATCGGGGGATCCGCAGAGCGAGTCGGTATCGAACCATCGCCATCCAGATTCCGCAAAGGCAGATTCCGAAAAACGGGCGATCAAGATCGGCATGCGATATCAAATCCTGAAGCGGGATCACTTTCGTTGCGTCATTTGCGGTCGAAGTCCGGCCACTACGCTTGGCTTGGAACTCCATGTCGATCACATCGTTCCCTTCTCAAACGGGGGCGAGTCCGTGCTGGAGAACCTGAGATCTACATGCAGCGAATGCAATCTGGGGAAAGGGTCGAAGAGAGACGAACAATAA